The Candidatus Koribacter versatilis Ellin345 genome has a segment encoding these proteins:
- a CDS encoding multiheme c-type cytochrome, whose protein sequence is MRSREWLRWWWVCALLWLCSSHPVTAQFTTEDRLAVPGFWPTKWANSRDAYVGPKVCASCHPSKLAEQQTTAMAQTSARVGDSIIVKNHPELHFDIGKIHYEIRKDANRDTLSVSDGQQSLTTSLLWAFGNGRVGQSYLFKKKDGSFYEARVSYFATLKNLHFTPSRALENPKNLDEAIARPVTFEEVQRCFSCHSTAAIIGTKLDEQNLIPGVSCEACHGPGAEHVAAAQAAEMAGAPEEARGAIFNAGKLKPADAVDYCGACHFSYWDMKLSHTSGVSTSKAQPFRLEESKCWGSKGDARLTCTACHDPHQPLVVGAAAYDHNCLECHVTTGMNPTGERPGRACPVSSNQCTSCHMPKQPAPTMHYAFTDHRIRIVKPGETYPE, encoded by the coding sequence GTGCGCTCGCGAGAGTGGCTGCGGTGGTGGTGGGTGTGTGCTCTGTTGTGGCTCTGCTCGTCGCACCCGGTGACGGCACAGTTCACGACCGAAGACCGTTTGGCGGTGCCAGGGTTCTGGCCCACGAAATGGGCGAACTCGCGTGATGCTTATGTTGGACCGAAAGTTTGTGCCAGTTGCCATCCCAGCAAGCTCGCCGAACAACAAACGACTGCCATGGCACAGACGTCTGCGCGCGTAGGCGATTCGATTATTGTTAAGAACCATCCAGAACTTCACTTCGACATCGGAAAGATCCACTACGAAATTCGCAAAGACGCGAACAGGGATACGCTTTCCGTGAGCGATGGGCAGCAATCGCTCACAACTTCACTACTGTGGGCCTTCGGGAACGGAAGAGTGGGACAGTCCTATCTGTTCAAGAAGAAAGACGGATCGTTCTATGAGGCTCGCGTTTCCTACTTCGCGACGCTTAAGAACTTGCACTTCACACCGTCGCGGGCGCTCGAGAATCCCAAGAACCTGGACGAAGCGATCGCGCGTCCAGTGACATTCGAAGAGGTGCAAAGATGTTTCAGTTGTCACAGTACGGCTGCGATCATCGGCACCAAACTCGACGAGCAAAACCTAATTCCTGGAGTGAGTTGCGAAGCTTGTCATGGGCCGGGTGCAGAACACGTCGCCGCGGCTCAAGCTGCAGAAATGGCCGGAGCACCGGAAGAAGCTCGCGGGGCGATCTTCAATGCGGGTAAGTTGAAGCCCGCGGACGCGGTGGACTATTGCGGCGCTTGCCACTTTTCCTACTGGGACATGAAGCTGAGCCACACTTCTGGCGTCTCGACGTCGAAAGCGCAGCCATTCCGCTTGGAGGAAAGCAAGTGCTGGGGAAGCAAAGGCGATGCGCGTCTCACGTGCACTGCATGCCACGATCCTCACCAGCCGCTTGTGGTTGGCGCCGCGGCCTACGACCACAATTGCCTGGAATGTCACGTGACAACGGGAATGAATCCGACAGGCGAGCGCCCGGGCCGTGCTTGCCCGGTGTCTTCGAATCAATGCACGAGTTGCCACATGCCGAAGCAGCCCGCGCCGACCATGCATTACGCCTTCACGGACCACCGCATCCGCATCGTGAAGCCGGGCGAAACATATCCAGAGTAG
- a CDS encoding isocitrate lyase/PEP mutase family protein codes for MKRPVARDIQSDEENMRSQADKAALFVKLHEGPTFIIPNPWDIGSARVLEGLKFQALATSSAAAAATVAKADGKLTRDEAVAHARAIANSTDLPVSADLENGFGDSPEAVAETVRLAGNSGLVGCTIEDTTGNAEHPLYDFTLSVERIVAAVEAARSLPFPFVLTARTHNFFFPNSSLDETLQRLHAFEAAGANVLFAPGLPDLQSVREVCSSLSKPFNFMVGIKGKSFTVPELAEAGVRRISLATSLYRAAMTGFLDAVREVQSAGQFTFLDNSVATDDVLKLMGI; via the coding sequence ATGAAGCGTCCGGTCGCCCGCGACATCCAATCGGACGAGGAAAACATGCGTTCACAAGCTGACAAAGCCGCTCTCTTCGTTAAGCTACACGAAGGTCCGACGTTCATCATTCCCAATCCATGGGACATCGGATCCGCCCGAGTCCTCGAAGGTTTGAAATTTCAGGCTCTGGCTACTTCCAGTGCTGCCGCAGCCGCGACGGTCGCAAAGGCCGATGGAAAACTCACGCGAGACGAGGCGGTGGCCCACGCCCGCGCCATCGCGAACTCCACGGACTTACCAGTGTCTGCCGACCTCGAGAATGGCTTTGGCGATTCTCCCGAGGCCGTTGCGGAGACAGTTCGGCTCGCGGGGAACTCTGGTCTCGTCGGCTGCACCATCGAAGACACAACCGGAAACGCGGAGCATCCGTTGTACGACTTCACGCTTTCGGTTGAGCGAATCGTAGCCGCGGTTGAGGCGGCCCGCTCGCTTCCATTTCCGTTCGTGCTCACCGCACGCACGCACAATTTCTTTTTTCCGAACTCATCTCTTGACGAGACGCTCCAACGCCTGCATGCCTTTGAGGCAGCGGGTGCGAACGTCCTCTTTGCCCCTGGATTGCCCGACTTGCAATCCGTGCGCGAGGTCTGCTCTTCCCTCTCAAAGCCGTTCAACTTCATGGTCGGCATCAAGGGAAAATCATTTACGGTCCCAGAGCTCGCGGAAGCAGGCGTTCGGCGCATTAGCCTCGCTACTTCTCTGTATCGGGCGGCCATGACCGGCTTCCTTGACGCCGTCCGCGAGGTTCAGTCAGCAGGGCAATTCACGTTTCTCGACAACAGCGTTGCAACCGACGACGTATTGAAGCTGATGGGGATCTGA
- a CDS encoding MFS transporter, giving the protein MANPVPQANAEYSIWRVIMASSLGTMIEWYDFYIFGSLAAILGPKFYPPGNDTFAYIAYLATFAVGFLVRPFGALFFGRIGDLIGRKYAFLVTLSIMGFSTFAIGLLPSFAKAGWFAPIVLLAIRILQGLALGGEYGGAAVYVGEHVPDNKRGFYTSFIQITATLGLFVSLIVILVTQSSMSKEAFAAWGWRIPFLISIFLVVMSLYIRLKMKESPIFAQLKAAGMTSTQPLKDAFTQWPNLKNVLISLFGATAGQGVIWYTGQFYALFYLQTILKVNVRTANIIVAIALLLGMPFFTVAGALSDRFGRKKLMMAACLLAVISYIPIYKAMQSAAGNDVVTVKSARNKVTGAIGLTPLTHDATGALVPAKEAPNPNVPALVGLIFAQVLLVCMIYGPIAAYLIEAFPAKVRYTSLSLPYHIGNGVFGGLLPLIGLSSVAATGNIYAGLYYPMIVAGLTFIFGSLLLRETMGHRIWDETDGKVAIASK; this is encoded by the coding sequence ATGGCGAACCCCGTTCCCCAAGCCAACGCTGAGTACAGCATCTGGCGCGTGATCATGGCTTCCTCTCTCGGGACCATGATTGAGTGGTACGACTTCTATATTTTCGGCAGCCTCGCGGCTATTCTCGGACCTAAATTCTATCCGCCCGGCAACGATACCTTCGCCTACATCGCTTACCTCGCAACCTTCGCCGTCGGCTTCCTCGTGCGCCCATTCGGCGCATTGTTCTTCGGACGTATCGGCGATCTGATCGGTCGCAAGTACGCCTTTCTGGTGACTCTCTCGATCATGGGCTTCTCGACATTCGCGATCGGACTGCTGCCTTCGTTCGCAAAAGCTGGATGGTTCGCCCCAATTGTTCTGCTCGCCATCCGCATCCTGCAAGGGCTCGCGCTGGGCGGCGAATACGGTGGCGCGGCTGTTTATGTCGGCGAACACGTACCCGACAACAAGCGTGGCTTCTACACCAGTTTCATCCAGATCACTGCTACGCTCGGCCTCTTTGTTTCCCTCATCGTCATTCTCGTAACGCAGAGCTCGATGTCGAAGGAAGCCTTTGCTGCCTGGGGCTGGCGCATTCCGTTCCTCATTTCGATCTTCCTGGTGGTGATGTCTCTGTACATCCGCTTGAAGATGAAAGAGTCGCCGATCTTTGCGCAGTTGAAAGCCGCAGGAATGACCTCAACCCAGCCGCTCAAGGACGCCTTCACTCAGTGGCCAAACCTGAAGAACGTACTGATCTCGCTTTTTGGCGCGACAGCTGGGCAAGGGGTGATCTGGTACACAGGTCAGTTCTACGCGCTCTTCTATCTTCAAACCATCTTGAAAGTCAACGTTCGCACCGCGAACATCATCGTGGCTATCGCGCTCCTGCTTGGGATGCCGTTCTTCACCGTTGCAGGCGCGCTCTCTGATCGATTTGGCCGCAAAAAACTGATGATGGCCGCCTGTTTGCTCGCAGTGATCAGTTACATTCCGATTTACAAGGCCATGCAGAGTGCGGCAGGCAACGACGTGGTCACCGTAAAGTCCGCCAGGAATAAAGTCACTGGCGCCATCGGGCTTACGCCCCTTACTCACGATGCTACGGGCGCTCTGGTTCCCGCAAAGGAAGCTCCCAATCCAAATGTGCCTGCCTTAGTCGGGCTGATCTTCGCCCAGGTGCTGCTCGTATGCATGATTTACGGTCCGATTGCGGCGTATCTCATTGAGGCTTTCCCAGCGAAAGTCCGCTACACGTCGCTCTCACTGCCCTATCACATTGGCAACGGAGTCTTTGGCGGCCTATTGCCTTTGATTGGCCTTTCCAGTGTCGCGGCAACGGGAAACATCTATGCGGGACTGTATTACCCCATGATCGTCGCCGGCCTCACCTTTATCTTCGGCAGCCTGCTGCTGCGTGAAACCATGGGCCACCGCATTTGGGACGAAACCGACGGAAAAGTGGCGATCGCTTCCAAGTGA
- a CDS encoding PQQ-binding-like beta-propeller repeat protein, whose translation MRCKSSILLHSTRFSLFALLFTVIVGGVDTRAACTATAPPPSITICSPAPGSSPSDPVQFSAAGASNTTITNFRIYINNLLRYSTVSNSVNASLTLAAGSNSVVFQFYSNGVWTKASETITVQGTNTGHVAVTTYHNDLHRTGANPNESVLNPSNVNVASFGKRFSFPVDGQVYAQPLYLPNLTIAGGQHNVVFVATENDSVYAFDADGRSSSPLWHVKFGTAASGQDTEGISPIIGVTSTPVIDTSTNTLYVVSVTLESNKRIFRLHALDVVTGAEKFGGSKIVTAQVSGTGRDSSNGIITLESNCYQRTGLTLDGNNIYFGFAHCSHGWYLAYDKTTLAQTAVFNSTPNGAGGMFWNSGGAPAVDASGNLYTISAVDAGDPGSGFNDSFLKFSSALKVQDYFMPSNEAVLRANDADLGSGDVVIMPNNASAHPYELIGGGKDGRIFVLDRANMGKFTSTTDHVLQEVQTGTQQFDNIFSTPGYWNGYLYIHCENDVLKSYGFSLTTGLLTTSPTSKASHVFGVHGATVSITSSGSVDGIVWEIESTNQPKGGPAVLHAYDANNVATEFYNSSQGGTRDTAGPAVKFTVPTVADGKVFVGTGSELDVYGIL comes from the coding sequence ATGCGCTGCAAATCGTCGATACTCTTACATTCCACCCGATTCTCACTGTTCGCACTATTGTTCACCGTCATCGTCGGCGGGGTTGATACCCGGGCCGCTTGTACGGCGACAGCGCCTCCGCCGTCGATCACCATCTGCAGCCCCGCTCCTGGTTCCTCCCCGTCTGATCCGGTTCAATTCTCCGCTGCTGGAGCATCGAATACGACGATCACTAACTTCCGCATTTACATCAACAACCTGCTTCGATATTCGACCGTCTCCAACAGCGTGAATGCCTCGCTGACTCTCGCGGCGGGAAGCAATTCTGTCGTCTTTCAGTTCTATTCGAATGGCGTATGGACGAAAGCTTCCGAGACCATCACGGTACAAGGCACGAATACAGGTCACGTTGCGGTCACGACCTACCACAATGATTTGCACCGGACGGGCGCTAACCCGAACGAATCAGTGCTGAATCCGTCGAATGTAAACGTTGCATCTTTCGGGAAGAGATTCTCTTTCCCGGTTGATGGACAGGTCTATGCACAGCCGCTGTATCTGCCAAATCTCACGATCGCTGGTGGGCAACATAATGTTGTGTTCGTTGCCACCGAGAACGACAGCGTGTATGCCTTCGACGCGGACGGCCGCAGTTCTTCACCACTCTGGCATGTGAAATTCGGCACTGCCGCTTCTGGGCAAGATACCGAGGGGATCTCGCCAATCATCGGCGTCACGAGTACGCCCGTCATAGATACGTCCACCAACACTTTGTACGTTGTATCGGTCACGCTGGAGTCGAATAAACGGATCTTCCGGCTGCACGCGTTGGACGTAGTCACGGGAGCTGAAAAATTCGGTGGATCGAAGATCGTAACCGCCCAAGTCAGTGGAACCGGACGCGACAGCTCGAATGGCATCATCACCCTGGAATCGAATTGCTATCAACGCACAGGCCTCACGCTTGACGGAAATAACATTTACTTCGGGTTCGCCCATTGCTCTCACGGATGGTATCTCGCGTACGACAAGACAACGCTCGCGCAGACTGCCGTCTTTAATTCAACGCCGAACGGCGCCGGTGGAATGTTCTGGAACAGCGGTGGCGCGCCCGCGGTGGATGCATCCGGCAACCTCTACACCATTTCTGCGGTAGATGCCGGAGACCCGGGTTCAGGCTTTAACGACAGCTTCCTGAAGTTCTCGAGCGCGCTCAAAGTTCAGGATTACTTCATGCCATCGAACGAAGCTGTGCTCCGAGCAAACGATGCGGACCTCGGAAGCGGCGACGTTGTCATCATGCCGAACAACGCCTCCGCTCATCCTTACGAACTGATTGGCGGCGGAAAAGACGGCCGCATCTTCGTACTCGATCGCGCCAATATGGGCAAGTTTACGTCGACCACGGACCACGTGCTGCAGGAGGTCCAAACCGGCACGCAGCAGTTCGACAACATTTTCTCCACACCGGGGTATTGGAACGGATACCTCTATATTCACTGTGAAAATGACGTCCTGAAGTCTTACGGTTTTTCTCTGACCACTGGCCTTCTCACTACCTCTCCGACCTCGAAGGCTTCCCACGTCTTCGGCGTCCACGGCGCAACCGTGAGCATCACCTCATCTGGCTCCGTGGATGGCATCGTTTGGGAGATTGAATCGACGAATCAACCGAAAGGAGGCCCGGCTGTTTTGCATGCTTACGACGCGAACAATGTAGCCACCGAGTTCTATAACAGTTCACAGGGGGGCACTCGCGATACCGCGGGCCCGGCGGTCAAGTTCACTGTCCCGACCGTCGCCGACGGCAAGGTGTTCGTCGGAACCGGGTCGGAACTCGACGTTTACGGCATTCTCTAA
- a CDS encoding DUF6526 family protein: MSDRVPQALGNHVRYDPLFHFFVIPVFGFAVIWSIVHAVRHPNVHSFALIVLMLAALILVFKARLYALKVQSRVIRLEERLRLSQLLPDSLRARIPDLSESQLVALRFASDAELPALVEQCLATNMSNANIKKAIKNWRPDYFRV; the protein is encoded by the coding sequence ATGAGCGATCGCGTGCCGCAGGCACTCGGCAATCACGTGCGTTATGACCCGCTTTTCCACTTTTTCGTGATTCCGGTTTTTGGGTTCGCGGTGATCTGGAGCATTGTCCATGCAGTTCGACACCCGAATGTGCATAGCTTTGCGCTCATCGTCCTGATGCTCGCGGCCTTGATCCTGGTATTCAAGGCACGGCTCTACGCGTTAAAAGTGCAGTCGCGGGTAATCCGTCTCGAGGAGCGGTTGCGGCTTTCCCAGTTGCTGCCCGATTCTTTGCGTGCACGCATTCCTGACTTGAGCGAAAGCCAGTTGGTCGCATTGCGATTTGCCTCGGATGCCGAATTGCCGGCATTGGTAGAACAATGCCTCGCAACCAACATGAGCAACGCCAATATCAAGAAAGCAATTAAGAACTGGCGGCCCGACTATTTCCGGGTCTGA
- a CDS encoding pseudouridine synthase — protein sequence MKSRRIGLARVLSKLGYCSRARAFELIRADEVRVNGKVERNPERPTDPARDRVEVAHIAIRAARFLYYVVNKPRGLITTASDEKGRETIYSLLPPDSPWVAPVGRLDKASEGLLLLTNDSEWAAKITDPNSHLDKTYHVQVSTLPSEQMVEALSRGIRSDGELLLAKRVSILRAGGKNGWLEIVLEEGKNRQIRRMVAALQIEVLRLIRVAIGPLTLGELPKGGCRALTAEEKAELDDALRLVRGEH from the coding sequence GTGAAGTCCCGCCGTATCGGCTTGGCGCGTGTGCTCTCGAAGCTCGGCTATTGCTCGCGGGCGCGCGCTTTCGAACTAATTCGCGCCGACGAAGTGCGCGTGAACGGGAAAGTGGAGCGCAATCCAGAGCGGCCTACCGATCCGGCACGGGACCGAGTTGAAGTTGCACATATAGCGATTCGCGCAGCCCGATTCCTTTACTACGTCGTAAACAAGCCACGAGGGCTGATAACGACCGCCTCTGATGAGAAGGGCCGCGAAACGATCTACAGCCTGCTTCCTCCGGATTCACCTTGGGTCGCTCCCGTGGGTCGTCTCGACAAAGCCAGCGAGGGACTTCTGCTTCTCACAAATGATTCGGAGTGGGCGGCGAAGATTACCGATCCAAACTCGCACCTCGATAAGACCTACCACGTACAGGTTTCGACTTTGCCCTCCGAACAAATGGTTGAGGCATTAAGCCGTGGGATTCGATCAGATGGCGAGTTGTTATTAGCCAAGCGGGTTTCGATTCTTCGTGCCGGCGGGAAAAACGGTTGGCTCGAGATCGTTCTCGAAGAAGGGAAAAATCGTCAAATCAGGAGGATGGTCGCAGCCCTCCAAATAGAGGTTCTGCGGCTGATTAGGGTTGCGATTGGGCCGCTTACCCTTGGTGAGTTGCCGAAAGGTGGTTGTCGAGCGCTAACTGCCGAAGAAAAAGCCGAGTTGGACGATGCATTACGTTTGGTCCGAGGGGAGCACTGA
- a CDS encoding LacI family DNA-binding transcriptional regulator yields MNAKKGKKHAATIRDVAAESGFSPATVSIVLNNAPLSRYIQATTKERIVKAARKLGYQPNQLARSLRSRRNNTIGVVVFDLTDPFCTPIMRGIENTLYQSSYVSLLADAHNELSRFEKYLEMLLERRVEGMIVIANWTLVDIALLADLEKRNIPTVVIGRELQNETINSIMVDNEAGGRIALQHLHSLQHRKIAFVRGPKSVVDSPLRWQGITDYAQSVGLPVDPKLVIELPDRKEPNSSFEGGYRAVEELIKRKRPFTAVLAFDDMTALGVMRGLAERGISVPDQCSVIGFDDVAPAAFSNPALTTVRQPMEGMGSTAVEIVVESLSSDLRPGEISVVHRKISPELVVRASTRAASLTKTAFPPSAD; encoded by the coding sequence ATGAACGCAAAAAAGGGCAAAAAGCACGCAGCCACCATTCGCGACGTTGCGGCCGAGAGCGGATTCTCTCCGGCAACAGTTTCCATTGTTCTCAACAATGCGCCTTTGTCGCGATATATCCAGGCCACGACCAAGGAACGAATCGTGAAGGCCGCGCGCAAGTTGGGCTATCAACCTAACCAACTGGCGCGTTCCCTACGAAGCCGGCGGAACAACACCATCGGCGTAGTCGTCTTCGATCTGACGGACCCCTTCTGCACGCCGATCATGCGTGGCATCGAGAACACGCTGTACCAATCTTCCTACGTGTCCCTACTCGCGGATGCCCACAACGAACTCAGCCGTTTCGAGAAGTATCTCGAGATGCTGCTGGAGCGGCGCGTCGAAGGGATGATCGTCATTGCGAACTGGACCCTGGTGGACATCGCGCTTCTCGCGGACCTCGAAAAGCGCAATATCCCTACGGTCGTCATTGGCCGGGAACTGCAGAACGAGACGATCAATTCGATCATGGTGGATAACGAGGCGGGGGGCCGTATCGCGTTGCAGCACCTGCATTCTCTGCAGCATCGCAAAATCGCCTTTGTTCGCGGACCAAAATCCGTGGTGGACAGTCCGCTCCGCTGGCAGGGAATCACCGACTACGCGCAATCGGTTGGATTGCCAGTCGATCCAAAACTGGTGATCGAGTTACCCGATCGGAAGGAACCGAACTCCAGTTTCGAGGGTGGGTATCGCGCCGTCGAGGAACTCATTAAGCGAAAGCGTCCGTTCACCGCTGTTCTGGCTTTCGACGACATGACCGCACTCGGCGTGATGCGCGGCCTTGCAGAGCGTGGTATATCGGTTCCCGATCAATGTTCCGTCATTGGATTCGACGACGTGGCGCCGGCTGCATTCTCGAACCCAGCGCTGACAACCGTACGCCAGCCCATGGAAGGAATGGGTTCGACCGCGGTGGAGATCGTGGTGGAGTCCTTGAGTTCCGATTTGCGGCCGGGAGAAATTTCCGTCGTACACCGGAAGATATCTCCGGAACTGGTAGTGCGGGCGTCCACGCGGGCAGCTTCCCTTACAAAGACCGCATTTCCTCCCAGTGCCGATTAA
- a CDS encoding creatininase family protein has product MYLRRVVVLVAFLLCSLATYSQEKLSVHWEELTASDFIKGMGDAHNTCALPIGILEKHGPHMPIGTDLLNVRYAALHAAEKEYVIVFPEYYFGQIFEARQEPGTIAYSLDLQLKLLQETVNEMARNGCKKIVIINGHGGNESLLPLFAQAQLATPKDFVVFVYGLPRLEVPGRPAKNDSVDMHAGSSETSHMMVTHPELLKMDKVNTESGRDQDRLKLPDSLYTGIWWYAKFPDHFSGDPSKATRALGEFDVNTWVNSIADAFKAVKGEQGDQAIRLQNEYFEKTIDPIKTKQ; this is encoded by the coding sequence ATGTATCTACGACGCGTCGTTGTTTTGGTCGCCTTCCTCCTCTGCTCACTCGCCACATATTCGCAAGAAAAGCTATCGGTTCATTGGGAAGAACTGACCGCTTCCGATTTCATCAAGGGCATGGGCGACGCGCACAATACTTGTGCGCTGCCCATCGGCATTCTTGAGAAGCATGGGCCGCACATGCCAATCGGTACCGACCTGTTAAATGTGCGATACGCAGCCCTGCACGCCGCCGAAAAGGAATACGTTATCGTGTTTCCCGAGTATTACTTCGGCCAGATCTTTGAGGCGCGGCAGGAACCCGGAACGATCGCCTACAGTCTCGATCTCCAGTTGAAGCTCTTGCAGGAGACGGTCAACGAAATGGCGCGCAACGGCTGCAAGAAGATTGTGATCATCAACGGGCATGGCGGCAATGAAAGCCTGTTGCCACTCTTCGCACAGGCGCAGTTGGCCACGCCGAAGGACTTTGTCGTCTTCGTCTATGGCCTGCCGCGGCTTGAAGTTCCGGGACGTCCAGCTAAGAACGACTCTGTTGATATGCATGCCGGGTCGAGCGAAACGTCGCACATGATGGTTACGCATCCGGAACTGCTGAAGATGGACAAGGTCAATACTGAATCTGGTCGCGATCAGGACCGATTGAAGCTACCCGACAGCCTTTACACAGGCATCTGGTGGTACGCGAAGTTTCCGGACCACTTCTCCGGCGATCCGTCCAAGGCTACGAGGGCGCTCGGTGAATTCGACGTGAACACCTGGGTCAACAGCATCGCCGATGCGTTTAAAGCGGTGAAGGGCGAGCAGGGTGACCAGGCCATTCGGCTGCAGAACGAATATTTCGAAAAGACCATCGACCCGATCAAGACGAAGCAGTAG
- a CDS encoding NAD(P)-binding protein has product MNDKKRDCALGMDRSITRRDFLNGVALTVGGALVAPNLLNATEKGSSSEYYPPALMGLRGNHEGTYTYAHELRDGVFQESAQPLKTDEDYDLVIVGGGISGLAAAHLYRKKAGKNAKILILDNHDDFGGHAKRNEFRAANRMLLGYGGTQSIESPSEYSPAAKQVLKDLGIETKRFYKDYDQKLYSHLGTANFFDKETFGQDKLVTAMFETPWQEWVKQTPLSEAAKRDIARVYTEKVDYLPGLSPKEKRAKLAKISYADYLTKYAKCTPEVLPFFQSRTNDLFCVNIDAVPTLAILEAGDDYGIPYAGLDGLGFGNQSQGRSEHKQEPYIFHFPDGNASVARLLVRALMPGAIPGDSMEDVVTAKADYSTLDRADSPVRIRLNSTVVRAKHVGDVATSKQVEVQYMRDGKLQSVTGKACIMACYNMMVPYLCPELPQVQKDALAEGVKAPLVYTHVAIRNWDIFDKLKMWQVCCPGSYHVYVALDFPVSIGEYKFPSKPSEPMVLFMLRTPCKPGLSQKDQYRAGRMELFTTPYETFERNIREQLSRMFGPYGFDSARDIEGITVNRWAHGYAYGYNSLFDPDVPEDQRPHIIGRKQFGRISIANSDAAATAYTDAAIDMADRAVKEVLALKS; this is encoded by the coding sequence ATGAACGACAAAAAGCGGGACTGCGCCCTTGGCATGGACCGCAGCATTACGCGCCGCGACTTCCTGAACGGCGTGGCCCTCACCGTCGGTGGCGCACTGGTCGCGCCGAATCTCCTCAACGCAACCGAAAAAGGTTCCAGTTCCGAGTATTACCCTCCGGCGCTGATGGGCTTGAGGGGTAATCACGAGGGGACCTACACCTACGCTCACGAACTTCGAGATGGTGTCTTTCAGGAAAGCGCGCAGCCGCTAAAGACAGATGAAGACTACGATCTCGTGATCGTTGGCGGCGGCATCAGCGGCCTCGCGGCAGCACATCTCTATCGCAAGAAGGCCGGCAAGAACGCAAAAATCCTGATTCTCGACAATCATGACGACTTCGGAGGACATGCGAAGCGCAATGAATTTCGCGCCGCGAATCGAATGCTACTCGGCTACGGTGGAACCCAGTCAATCGAGAGCCCGTCAGAGTACAGTCCGGCTGCCAAGCAGGTCTTGAAAGATCTCGGCATCGAGACCAAACGGTTCTACAAGGATTACGACCAGAAGCTTTATTCCCACCTCGGCACAGCGAATTTCTTCGACAAAGAAACTTTTGGGCAGGACAAGCTCGTTACCGCGATGTTCGAAACCCCTTGGCAGGAGTGGGTGAAGCAAACTCCCCTCTCGGAAGCCGCGAAGCGTGATATCGCGCGCGTTTATACCGAGAAGGTCGACTACCTTCCGGGTCTGAGCCCGAAAGAGAAACGTGCGAAGCTCGCCAAAATCAGCTACGCCGATTACCTCACGAAATATGCGAAGTGCACGCCGGAAGTGTTGCCGTTTTTCCAGTCGCGAACTAACGATTTGTTCTGCGTGAACATCGATGCCGTACCCACGCTCGCGATCCTCGAAGCCGGTGATGATTATGGCATCCCCTACGCGGGGCTCGACGGCCTCGGCTTCGGCAATCAAAGCCAAGGGCGAAGCGAGCATAAGCAAGAGCCGTACATCTTCCACTTCCCCGACGGCAACGCCTCTGTCGCGCGTCTGCTCGTGCGTGCCCTCATGCCGGGTGCGATCCCCGGCGACAGCATGGAGGACGTCGTCACCGCCAAGGCCGATTACAGCACTCTCGACCGCGCCGACTCACCCGTACGCATTCGCCTCAACAGCACCGTGGTCCGGGCGAAACACGTTGGCGACGTGGCCACATCGAAGCAAGTTGAAGTGCAGTACATGCGAGACGGGAAGTTGCAGAGCGTTACCGGCAAAGCGTGCATCATGGCTTGTTACAACATGATGGTTCCTTATCTCTGCCCTGAATTACCGCAGGTGCAGAAAGATGCGCTCGCCGAGGGCGTAAAAGCTCCCCTCGTCTACACTCACGTGGCAATACGCAATTGGGATATCTTCGACAAACTGAAGATGTGGCAAGTCTGCTGTCCCGGCAGCTACCACGTATATGTCGCGCTCGATTTTCCAGTTAGCATCGGCGAATACAAATTCCCGAGCAAACCCAGCGAGCCCATGGTGCTCTTCATGTTGCGCACGCCTTGCAAGCCGGGCCTATCGCAGAAGGACCAGTATCGAGCTGGTCGCATGGAGCTTTTCACGACGCCATACGAGACGTTCGAGCGTAATATTCGCGAGCAGCTATCGCGGATGTTCGGCCCTTATGGGTTCGATTCCGCCCGCGATATTGAAGGCATTACGGTGAACCGGTGGGCGCATGGCTACGCCTATGGCTACAACTCGCTCTTCGATCCGGATGTTCCTGAAGATCAGCGTCCACACATCATTGGGCGCAAACAGTTCGGCCGGATTTCGATTGCGAACTCTGATGCCGCGGCGACCGCTTACACCGATGCCGCCATTGACATGGCTGATCGCGCAGTCAAAGAAGTGCTCGCGTTGAAGAGTTAG